Genomic DNA from Cyanobacteriota bacterium:
ATATGGGGAACGGTTACCGATAATGGAATATCTGGCAACAGCGAGCGAGTTTGGCGAGTGAGTTCCAATACATCATCAGCTTCAAAGCGCAAGCCTTGGGCATAAAAAGCATCGAAGTTGCCGATTTCAATCAGGTCTGCACCGGCTGCTACCGCAGGCAAAAATTGCTCTGGGTCGATCGCAGAGACGCAAACAGGTAAGGTAGTAATGGTCTTGACTTGGCGCACCAAGTCGGGATCAGCGGCAATGTCTAGGAAAGTAGCACCACCGAGGTCAGCAGCGCGGGCAATGGTGCTCACCCGATCGCAGTCAAAATTGGTTAAGCCTGTAATGATTTTTAGGGCAGTGCCTTGTGCGAAGGCAGTCTTTAGACGAGAATGCATAGTTCATTGCTCCATGAAGAATAGGATCATTGTGCCATTGAACGGATTCGCTGATCGGCAATTACTTGGGCGATCGCTAGGGGAAAAATTCGATGCTCTTGCACATGAATACGGGCCTGCAAGGTTTCTGCTGTGTCATCGGGGAATACGGGTACTGCTGCCTGCATGACGATCGGGCCACTATCTACAGCCAGCGTCACTATGTGCACTGTGCAACCTGACAGCTTTACCCCGACTGCTAGAGCCTGTTCTACAGCCCGAATGCCTGGAAAGCTAGGTAATAAACTGGGATGGATATTCAACATCCGCTGCGGGAAGGCATCTATCATCACTTGAGTAACGCGCCGCATCCACCCGGCCATAATCACCCATTCCACCTCATAGGCTTGGAGAGTTTGCACAATCTGCTGGTCAAACTGTTCGCGTTGGGGATAGTCTCGATGGTTATGAAGCACTGCTGGTATATTGCGACGCTGGGCACGGGCTGCTACTCCAGCCCCTGGGTTGTTGTAGACCAGCACTTGAAGATGAGCGTTTAGCTGGCCGTTAGCGATCGCCTC
This window encodes:
- a CDS encoding DUF561 domain-containing protein, coding for MHSRLKTAFAQGTALKIITGLTNFDCDRVSTIARAADLGGATFLDIAADPDLVRQVKTITTLPVCVSAIDPEQFLPAVAAGADLIEIGNFDAFYAQGLRFEADDVLELTRQTRSLLPDIPLSVTVPHILELDQQVQLAEALVAAGANIIQTEGGTSSRPTHAGIMGLIEKATPTLAAAYAISHAVAVPVLCASGLSSVTVPMAIAAGASGVGVGSAVSQLNSDVAMVAAVRSLVEALAHTRRPARL
- the purN gene encoding phosphoribosylglycinamide formyltransferase, whose translation is EAIANGQLNAHLQVLVYNNPGAGVAARAQRRNIPAVLHNHRDYPQREQFDQQIVQTLQAYEVEWVIMAGWMRRVTQVMIDAFPQRMLNIHPSLLPSFPGIRAVEQALAVGVKLSGCTVHIVTLAVDSGPIVMQAAVPVFPDDTAETLQARIHVQEHRIFPLAIAQVIADQRIRSMAQ